A window of Sutcliffiella cohnii contains these coding sequences:
- a CDS encoding spore germination protein translates to MSQNGTNMKPISPTLSENEQFFKERVGLGDSFDLGMRKIHILNKEINIYYVNGLCDTQFIIEIMESLLHLNDVERKSSKVPALIENRLVHQQVENIEKLDEAVDQVLSGLIVIFVEGEDTAFVVDTRSYPGRNPEEPDTEKVVRGARDGYVENIIVNTALTRRRIRDERLRNEILQIGERSKTDICISYIKDIADPDLIDIVRKEIKAIDIDGITMADKTVEEFLVKQGYNPFPLVRYTERPDIAATHLLEGHVLIMVDTSPSVIITPTTFFHHVQHVEEYRQSPTVGTFVRWVRFLGILASIFLLPFWFLLVLEPTLLPDPLAFIGPSEQSNIPIIVQIFAADIGIEFLRMAAIHTPTALSTAMGLIAAVLIGQIAIDVGLFVPEVILYVSLAAVGSFTTPSYELSVANKIARLVLLILVAIFHTVGFVVGSTIFIIILAGIRSLNTPYLWPFIPFSPKALMMILVRRAVPGSKVRPNITHPRNRQRQT, encoded by the coding sequence ATGTCTCAAAATGGAACAAACATGAAGCCGATATCACCGACACTTTCTGAAAATGAGCAGTTTTTTAAAGAACGAGTAGGTCTTGGTGACAGCTTTGACTTAGGCATGCGTAAAATACATATTTTAAATAAAGAAATAAATATTTATTATGTAAATGGGCTGTGTGATACACAATTTATTATTGAGATAATGGAATCGTTACTGCATCTCAACGATGTGGAACGTAAGTCTTCAAAAGTTCCAGCATTAATAGAGAATCGATTAGTTCATCAACAAGTTGAAAATATAGAAAAATTAGATGAAGCTGTCGATCAAGTATTAAGTGGCCTAATTGTCATTTTTGTTGAGGGTGAAGACACAGCTTTTGTTGTAGATACACGTTCTTATCCAGGTCGTAATCCTGAAGAACCGGACACAGAAAAGGTTGTTCGTGGAGCTAGGGACGGTTATGTTGAAAATATTATCGTTAACACAGCGTTAACTAGACGTAGAATTAGAGATGAGCGACTCCGTAATGAAATTTTACAAATAGGCGAGCGTTCCAAAACAGATATTTGTATTTCGTACATAAAAGATATTGCGGATCCGGATTTAATTGATATAGTCCGTAAAGAAATAAAGGCCATTGATATTGATGGAATTACGATGGCGGATAAAACGGTAGAAGAATTTCTTGTTAAACAGGGGTACAATCCATTCCCGTTAGTTAGATATACAGAGAGACCGGATATCGCTGCTACTCACTTATTAGAAGGACATGTATTAATTATGGTAGATACTTCACCGAGTGTTATTATTACTCCTACTACTTTTTTTCATCATGTTCAACACGTTGAAGAGTATCGTCAATCACCAACAGTCGGTACATTTGTTCGTTGGGTAAGGTTTTTAGGTATTTTAGCATCGATCTTTTTGCTACCTTTTTGGTTCTTACTTGTATTAGAACCAACACTCTTACCAGACCCATTAGCATTTATAGGACCTTCTGAACAATCGAACATCCCAATTATTGTACAAATTTTTGCAGCAGATATAGGTATTGAATTTTTGCGAATGGCAGCAATTCATACCCCGACCGCACTATCAACCGCAATGGGTTTAATTGCAGCCGTATTAATTGGTCAAATTGCTATAGATGTTGGACTATTTGTACCTGAAGTTATTTTATATGTATCATTAGCTGCTGTTGGATCGTTTACAACACCTAGCTATGAATTAAGTGTAGCCAATAAAATTGCAAGACTCGTTTTATTAATATTAGTAGCTATATTCCATACTGTAGGATTTGTAGTCGGTTCAACTATATTTATAATTATTTTAGCTGGTATAAGATCACTAAACACACCATACTTATGGCCGTTTATTCCGTTTAGCCCTAAAGCGTTAATGATGATATTAGTAAGAAGAGCAGTCCCTGGCTCAAAAGTTAGACCAAATATCACTCATCCCCGTAATCGCCAACGCCAAACATAA
- a CDS encoding stage V sporulation protein AE: MGKRRVILVTDGDEYAKKTIQYVAKFYGGRCISSSFGNPTKLCGEEIVALIHQAPYDPVFVMFDDSGFLGEGFGEKALKYVANDPSIEVLGIIAVASKTHDSEWAKVDITVDRFGEVSPYGVDKSGIQEMDIGRINGDTIYCLDELNVPIIVGVGDIGKMARIDDVKNGAPVTKKAVEIILERSGYDVSKWNKHEADITDTF, encoded by the coding sequence ATGGGAAAACGAAGGGTCATACTCGTAACAGATGGAGATGAATATGCAAAAAAAACAATTCAATACGTTGCGAAATTTTATGGGGGACGATGTATTTCGAGCTCATTCGGTAATCCGACGAAGTTATGTGGAGAAGAAATCGTTGCGTTAATCCATCAAGCTCCATATGACCCTGTGTTTGTTATGTTTGATGATAGTGGTTTTTTAGGTGAGGGATTTGGTGAAAAAGCGTTGAAATATGTCGCTAATGATCCTTCTATTGAAGTGTTAGGTATTATAGCTGTTGCATCAAAAACACATGATTCAGAGTGGGCTAAAGTTGATATAACGGTAGATAGATTTGGAGAAGTAAGTCCTTATGGTGTAGATAAAAGTGGTATACAAGAAATGGATATTGGAAGAATAAATGGTGATACAATTTACTGTTTAGATGAATTAAATGTTCCGATTATCGTTGGAGTTGGAGATATTGGAAAAATGGCTCGAATTGATGATGTGAAGAATGGGGCACCAGTAACGAAAAAGGCAGTAGAAATTATTCTAGAGAGGAGTGGCTACGATGTCTCAAAATGGAACAAACATGAAGCCGATATCACCGACACTTTCTGA
- the spoVAE gene encoding stage V sporulation protein AE, which translates to MEYVVAFVVGGTICIIGQLLMDLFKLTPAHVMSSFVVAGAVLDVFGLYDRLIDFAGAGATVPITSFGHSLLHGAMEQAEKHGFIGIGIGIFELTSAGISAAILFAFIVALIFQPKG; encoded by the coding sequence ATGGAATATGTTGTTGCATTCGTTGTTGGTGGAACTATTTGTATTATTGGTCAATTATTAATGGATCTTTTTAAGCTAACACCAGCGCATGTAATGAGTAGTTTCGTAGTTGCTGGTGCTGTATTAGACGTATTTGGCCTGTACGATCGATTAATTGATTTTGCTGGAGCGGGGGCTACTGTTCCAATTACAAGCTTTGGACATTCACTACTACATGGAGCTATGGAACAAGCCGAAAAACATGGCTTTATTGGAATAGGTATCGGAATTTTTGAGTTAACATCCGCAGGTATTTCAGCTGCAATTCTGTTTGCATTTATTGTTGCACTTATTTTTCAACCGAAAGGATAA
- the spoVAD gene encoding stage V sporulation protein AD gives MRLIGKQTWVYENPIYITSTGTAVGPKEAAGPLGKLFDHTHDDLHCGEENWELAERRLMEQSINSCLNKVNLTYQDIDLFLAGDLLNQNVTANYTARHNQIPFLCMFGACSTSMETLAVSAALVDGGFANRALASTSSHNATAERQFRYPTEYGGQKPDSATFTVTGAGTALVSKEKGPVKITKATIGRVVDLGITDPFDMGSAMAPAAADTIQTHLQDLQVKPEEYDLILTGDLSGVGSPILKELLMEESYDITVRHNDCGLMVFRPDQNVFAGGSGCACSAVVTYAHIINELKSGNLNKVFVVATGALLNPTLIQQKESIPTIAHGVVLERVDA, from the coding sequence ATGAGGTTAATTGGTAAACAAACATGGGTTTATGAAAATCCTATTTATATCACTTCAACTGGAACTGCAGTAGGTCCAAAAGAGGCTGCTGGTCCATTAGGAAAATTATTCGATCATACTCATGATGATCTTCATTGCGGAGAAGAAAATTGGGAGTTAGCAGAAAGGCGTCTTATGGAGCAGTCTATAAACTCTTGCCTAAATAAAGTGAACTTAACCTATCAAGATATTGACCTTTTTTTAGCTGGAGATTTATTAAACCAAAATGTTACAGCGAATTATACCGCAAGGCATAATCAAATTCCGTTTTTATGTATGTTTGGAGCATGCTCCACCTCAATGGAAACGTTAGCTGTTTCAGCAGCTCTAGTTGATGGTGGTTTCGCTAATCGAGCACTAGCTTCAACGAGTAGCCATAATGCAACGGCCGAAAGACAATTCCGGTATCCTACAGAATATGGTGGACAAAAACCGGATTCTGCAACCTTTACTGTTACTGGCGCAGGCACAGCGCTAGTGTCGAAAGAAAAAGGTCCAGTCAAAATTACAAAGGCTACCATTGGAAGAGTAGTCGATTTAGGTATTACGGATCCGTTTGATATGGGCTCCGCAATGGCACCCGCTGCAGCAGATACGATTCAAACTCATTTGCAAGACCTTCAAGTAAAACCAGAAGAGTACGATTTAATTTTAACTGGAGACTTATCTGGTGTTGGGAGTCCGATATTAAAAGAACTTTTAATGGAAGAAAGCTACGATATTACAGTTAGGCATAATGATTGTGGATTAATGGTTTTTCGTCCAGATCAAAATGTTTTTGCAGGTGGTAGTGGATGTGCGTGTTCGGCAGTAGTTACATATGCGCATATTATTAATGAATTGAAATCAGGTAATTTAAATAAGGTGTTCGTAGTTGCTACTGGGGCATTATTGAACCCAACTTTAATACAACAAAAGGAATCAATCCCGACGATAGCACACGGTGTAGTACTTGAAAGGGTGGACGCTTAA
- the spoVAC gene encoding stage V sporulation protein AC yields MPSKLKDNYQADIKKFQPKPPYVVNCVKAFLIGGLICTFGQLIQNFYIYNFNFTQQTAGNPTVATLILIAALLTGFGIYDKIGQFAGAGSAVPVTGFANSMTSAALEHKTEGIVLGIATNMFKLAGSVIVFGVVAAYVLGIIRYLLTSTF; encoded by the coding sequence ATGCCATCCAAACTAAAAGATAATTACCAAGCAGATATAAAAAAATTCCAGCCGAAACCACCATATGTTGTCAACTGCGTAAAGGCTTTTTTAATCGGCGGCTTAATTTGTACGTTCGGACAATTAATCCAGAACTTTTATATTTATAATTTTAACTTTACCCAACAAACAGCTGGAAATCCCACTGTGGCAACGCTCATTTTAATAGCGGCCTTGCTAACGGGTTTCGGAATTTATGATAAAATTGGACAATTTGCCGGTGCAGGATCGGCTGTACCCGTAACCGGCTTTGCGAATTCGATGACGAGTGCAGCACTTGAACATAAAACTGAAGGTATCGTGTTAGGTATCGCTACTAATATGTTCAAGTTGGCTGGTAGCGTTATTGTTTTTGGAGTTGTAGCAGCATATGTTTTAGGAATTATTAGATATTTATTAACATCCACATTTTAA
- a CDS encoding stage V sporulation protein AB — translation MTINIIFVIFLGLSGGLAVGAGFVAFLTVLGIIPRLTQLSKTENSVRAYEWSVILGALFGSWISLHDVELNLSIFYTAPIGLLCGLFVGMVAAALTEVLNVLPILAKRIGIDGKITFLIMALVFGKIVGSLYQWLIYVNL, via the coding sequence ATGACGATTAATATCATTTTTGTCATATTTTTAGGACTTTCAGGTGGCCTCGCAGTAGGGGCGGGCTTTGTAGCATTTTTAACCGTACTAGGTATTATTCCGCGACTTACGCAATTATCTAAAACAGAAAATTCGGTAAGAGCTTACGAGTGGAGTGTTATTCTAGGTGCTTTGTTTGGAAGTTGGATTTCCTTACATGATGTCGAGCTTAATTTGTCTATCTTCTATACTGCCCCTATAGGGTTGTTGTGCGGGTTATTCGTTGGCATGGTTGCTGCTGCATTAACTGAAGTATTGAACGTTCTTCCGATTTTAGCAAAGCGAATAGGTATTGACGGTAAAATTACGTTTCTCATCATGGCTTTAGTATTTGGGAAGATTGTAGGTTCACTTTATCAATGGCTCATTTATGTAAATTTATAG
- a CDS encoding stage V sporulation protein AA encodes MDNTVYIRLRHKIQAKPNQQIKVGDIAQIVANEQIANEIKPIILHQLNMADQSIVVIDLIHVVKEIRKVNSHFDIETIGPSQTIVEVLYKKRKFRPALFFGVWLLLFFGASLTIMNFHEDVSMREVHQRLFKSITGLADDHPLLLQIPYSIGLGLGMILFFNHVFRKRLNEEPSPLEVEMFNYQQDLDHYVIMHENKESIKKINDD; translated from the coding sequence ATGGATAATACAGTTTATATTCGTCTACGTCATAAAATTCAAGCCAAGCCTAATCAGCAAATAAAAGTAGGAGATATTGCACAAATTGTAGCAAACGAGCAAATTGCAAACGAAATAAAACCAATTATTCTACATCAATTGAATATGGCAGATCAATCTATTGTTGTAATAGATCTAATCCATGTTGTGAAAGAAATTAGAAAAGTGAATAGCCATTTTGATATCGAGACAATTGGACCAAGTCAAACGATTGTAGAAGTATTGTATAAAAAAAGGAAGTTTAGACCAGCATTATTTTTCGGTGTATGGCTACTACTATTTTTCGGTGCATCATTAACGATTATGAACTTTCATGAAGATGTAAGTATGAGAGAAGTGCATCAGCGTTTATTCAAATCCATTACTGGTTTAGCGGATGATCATCCATTACTTCTACAAATCCCTTATTCCATCGGTCTTGGATTAGGGATGATTTTGTTTTTTAACCATGTTTTTCGGAAACGTTTAAACGAAGAGCCAAGTCCACTTGAAGTTGAAATGTTTAACTATCAACAAGACTTAGATCACTACGTAATCATGCATGAAAATAAAGAAAGTATAAAGAAGATAAATGACGATTAA
- the sigF gene encoding RNA polymerase sporulation sigma factor SigF gives MDVEVKKEKAQPYLTDHEVKDLIKKSQTGDQDARDLIVSKNMRLVWSVVQRFLNRGYEPDDLFQIGCIGLLKSVDKFDLSYDVKFSTYAVPMIIGEIQRFIRDDGSVKVSRSLKEVANKIRKAKDELSKNLGRAPTVNEISEHLEITPEEVILAQEAARAPTSIHETVYENDGDPITLLDQIADNNEHRWFDKIALREAIEDLDEREKLIVYLRYYKDQTQTEVAQRLGISQVQVSRLEKKILSQMKDRMDE, from the coding sequence ATGGATGTGGAGGTCAAGAAAGAGAAAGCGCAACCGTATTTAACCGATCATGAAGTAAAAGATTTAATTAAGAAGAGTCAAACTGGTGATCAAGATGCTAGAGATTTAATTGTCTCTAAAAATATGAGACTTGTTTGGTCTGTCGTTCAACGATTTTTAAACCGAGGCTATGAGCCGGATGATTTATTCCAAATTGGATGTATCGGGTTGTTGAAATCTGTTGATAAATTCGATTTATCCTATGATGTTAAGTTTTCAACGTATGCTGTTCCAATGATTATTGGTGAAATTCAGCGTTTTATTCGAGATGATGGAAGTGTAAAGGTTAGTCGCTCACTAAAAGAAGTAGCAAATAAAATTAGAAAAGCAAAAGACGAACTTTCCAAAAATTTAGGCCGAGCTCCAACCGTTAATGAAATATCGGAACACCTTGAGATTACTCCAGAAGAAGTCATTCTGGCTCAAGAAGCAGCTCGCGCCCCAACATCTATTCATGAAACAGTATATGAAAATGATGGTGATCCTATTACATTGCTTGATCAAATTGCTGATAATAATGAACATCGTTGGTTTGATAAAATTGCATTACGGGAAGCAATTGAAGACTTAGACGAACGAGAAAAACTAATTGTATATTTACGGTATTATAAAGATCAAACGCAAACGGAAGTCGCTCAACGTTTAGGGATATCACAAGTTCAAGTTTCTAGGCTGGAAAAGAAAATATTATCTCAAATGAAGGATCGTATGGATGAGTAA
- the spoIIAB gene encoding anti-sigma F factor yields MKNEMHLQFSAVSQNESFARVTVAAFIMQLDPTMDELTEIKTVVSEAVTNAIIHGYNSNPNEHVYISVQLEDGAVHITIKDTGIGIQDIEEARQPLFTTKPELERSGMGFTIMENFMDLVEVHSTRETGTTIQMTKYLTKSKALCN; encoded by the coding sequence ATGAAAAATGAAATGCACCTTCAATTTTCAGCAGTGAGTCAAAACGAATCATTTGCAAGGGTCACAGTCGCAGCATTTATTATGCAACTTGATCCTACAATGGATGAATTAACAGAAATTAAAACAGTAGTTTCCGAGGCAGTAACGAATGCTATTATTCACGGATACAACAGTAATCCGAATGAACATGTGTATATTTCCGTTCAATTAGAAGACGGTGCTGTACATATTACAATTAAAGATACTGGAATTGGTATTCAGGATATCGAGGAAGCTAGGCAGCCGTTGTTTACGACAAAACCAGAATTAGAACGTTCAGGTATGGGATTTACGATAATGGAAAACTTTATGGATTTAGTAGAAGTACACTCAACTAGAGAAACAGGCACCACAATCCAAATGACAAAATATTTAACAAAGAGCAAAGCACTTTGCAATTAA
- the spoIIAA gene encoding anti-sigma F factor antagonist: MSLSIDLEVKQNVLCIRLAGELDHHTAEELRERATEVIENHSITDIVLNLEQLAFMDSSGLGVILGRYKQIKSIGGEMVVCSISPAVKRLFEMSGLFKIIRLEESELNALQKLGVA; this comes from the coding sequence GTGAGTCTTTCCATTGATTTAGAAGTGAAACAAAATGTTTTATGTATTCGTTTAGCTGGTGAATTGGATCATCATACAGCAGAGGAGCTACGGGAAAGAGCGACCGAGGTTATTGAAAACCATTCGATTACGGACATTGTATTAAATTTAGAACAGTTAGCTTTTATGGACAGTTCAGGACTAGGGGTAATTTTAGGTAGATATAAACAAATTAAAAGCATAGGTGGAGAAATGGTTGTATGTTCTATTTCTCCTGCTGTAAAACGTTTATTTGAAATGAGTGGATTGTTTAAAATTATTCGTTTGGAAGAAAGTGAACTAAATGCACTTCAGAAATTGGGGGTGGCGTAA
- a CDS encoding D-alanyl-D-alanine carboxypeptidase family protein: protein MKKFFVAIVSIIFTFSAFGTIVSAEESGVQLVDTAKSAMLIERDTGQVLFEKNGNEKLPPASMTKIMTMLLIMEAIDKGELTWDEKIRTSEHAASMGGSQIFLEPGEEMTTDEMVRGIAIASGNDASVAMAERIAGSEEAFVQLMNDKVKELGLKDTKFQNPTGLPAKEHYSTAYDMAIIAKELLKYEDITKYTGKYEDYLRENTDKKFWLVNTNRLVKFYPGVDGLKTGFTQEAKYCLTATAKKDDMRVIAVVFGAPTPKDRNAQISKMLDFAFTQYKTHPMFDRNEAVAKVKVSKGSKKEIDAVTSEPISMLTKKSETVDDVIQEIKINEKIQAPVKKGDPVGTITLKKGDEIVSESELVAGEDSPAASWWKLFKRTMGQFTKVND, encoded by the coding sequence GTGAAAAAGTTTTTTGTAGCAATTGTATCAATCATTTTTACATTTTCCGCGTTCGGAACAATCGTTTCTGCGGAAGAATCTGGTGTTCAATTAGTAGATACCGCAAAATCTGCCATGTTAATTGAACGGGATACAGGGCAAGTTCTTTTTGAGAAAAATGGGAATGAAAAGCTTCCTCCAGCAAGCATGACGAAGATTATGACAATGCTCCTCATTATGGAGGCAATCGATAAAGGAGAATTGACTTGGGATGAAAAAATTCGAACAAGTGAGCATGCAGCTTCAATGGGGGGCTCACAAATCTTTTTAGAGCCAGGTGAAGAAATGACAACAGATGAAATGGTAAGAGGAATTGCTATTGCATCTGGAAACGATGCGTCTGTTGCCATGGCCGAAAGAATTGCCGGTTCCGAAGAAGCATTCGTTCAACTTATGAATGACAAAGTTAAAGAGCTTGGATTAAAAGATACGAAGTTTCAAAATCCAACGGGCCTACCTGCGAAGGAACATTATAGTACTGCATACGATATGGCTATTATAGCGAAAGAATTATTAAAGTATGAAGATATTACAAAATATACTGGAAAATACGAAGACTATTTAAGAGAAAATACGGACAAGAAATTTTGGCTAGTTAATACGAATCGTCTTGTTAAATTTTATCCAGGTGTCGATGGGCTTAAAACTGGATTTACACAAGAAGCTAAATATTGTTTAACAGCTACTGCGAAAAAGGATGATATGCGTGTAATAGCCGTAGTTTTTGGAGCACCAACACCGAAAGATCGCAATGCACAAATATCCAAAATGTTAGATTTTGCATTTACGCAGTATAAAACTCATCCAATGTTTGATAGAAACGAAGCTGTAGCAAAAGTGAAAGTTAGTAAAGGTAGTAAAAAAGAGATTGACGCGGTAACTTCTGAGCCAATTTCTATGTTAACAAAAAAATCCGAAACTGTAGATGATGTCATTCAAGAAATAAAAATAAATGAAAAAATTCAAGCACCTGTTAAAAAAGGTGACCCAGTTGGTACTATTACATTGAAAAAAGGAGATGAAATTGTCTCTGAGAGTGAGTTAGTAGCTGGGGAAGATAGCCCAGCGGCATCATGGTGGAAATTATTTAAAAGAACAATGGGGCAGTTTACGAAAGTGAATGATTGA
- a CDS encoding pyrimidine-nucleoside phosphorylase produces MRMVDLIEKKRDGKTLTSDEINFIVKGFTDGSIPDYQMSSFSMAVFFQGMTDQERADLTMAMVQSGDTIDLSAIEGIKVDKHSTGGVGDTTTLVLAPLVAAVGVPVAKMSGRGLGHTGGTIDKLESVAGFHVEIDNNQFIELVNKNKVAVIGQSGNLTPADKKLYALRDVTATVNSIPLIASSIMSKKIAAGADAIVLDVKTGAGAFMKDLEESKKLARAMVDIGNNVGRRTMAVISDMSQPLGYAIGNALEVKEAIDTLRGEGPKDLEELCLTLGSYMVYLAEKASSIEEARTKLEEVIRSGAALETLKTFLSAQGGDASVVDNPENLPQAKYIMELEAKEDGVVSEIVADSIGTAAMLLGAGRATKDSEIDLAVGIVLRKKIGDQVKIGESLATIHSNHENIEEVKEKIYESMKIVSGDVTVPPLVYDKVE; encoded by the coding sequence ATGAGAATGGTAGACTTAATCGAGAAAAAAAGAGACGGAAAAACATTAACATCTGATGAAATCAACTTTATTGTTAAAGGTTTTACAGACGGTTCTATCCCAGATTATCAAATGAGCTCGTTTTCAATGGCTGTGTTTTTTCAAGGTATGACAGACCAAGAGCGTGCAGATTTAACGATGGCTATGGTTCAATCTGGTGATACGATTGACCTTTCCGCAATTGAAGGAATCAAAGTAGATAAGCATAGTACAGGTGGTGTAGGTGATACAACAACACTTGTGTTAGCACCTTTAGTAGCTGCTGTAGGTGTTCCAGTTGCAAAGATGTCTGGTCGTGGTTTAGGACATACAGGTGGTACAATTGATAAATTGGAGTCCGTAGCAGGTTTCCACGTTGAAATAGACAATAATCAATTTATCGAATTAGTAAATAAAAATAAAGTAGCAGTTATCGGACAAAGTGGTAATTTAACACCTGCAGATAAAAAGCTGTATGCATTACGGGATGTTACAGCTACTGTAAATAGCATACCGCTCATCGCTAGTTCTATTATGAGTAAAAAAATCGCAGCTGGTGCAGATGCTATCGTTTTAGACGTTAAAACTGGTGCTGGTGCTTTTATGAAAGACCTAGAAGAGTCGAAGAAACTAGCTCGTGCAATGGTAGATATCGGTAATAACGTTGGTCGTCGTACAATGGCTGTTATTTCAGATATGAGTCAGCCTCTAGGGTATGCAATAGGCAATGCTTTAGAAGTTAAAGAAGCAATTGACACGCTTCGTGGAGAAGGACCGAAAGACTTAGAAGAGCTATGTTTAACATTAGGTAGTTACATGGTTTACTTAGCTGAAAAAGCTTCAAGCATAGAAGAGGCACGTACTAAGTTGGAAGAAGTAATTCGTTCAGGAGCAGCACTTGAGACTTTAAAAACATTCTTAAGTGCTCAAGGTGGCGATGCTTCTGTTGTTGACAATCCTGAAAATCTTCCACAAGCAAAATATATAATGGAATTAGAAGCGAAAGAAGATGGCGTCGTTTCTGAAATTGTAGCGGACTCTATCGGTACGGCAGCAATGCTGTTAGGTGCAGGTCGTGCAACGAAAGATTCTGAAATAGACTTAGCAGTTGGAATTGTATTGCGCAAAAAAATTGGTGATCAAGTGAAAATAGGTGAATCGTTAGCAACTATTCATAGCAATCATGAAAATATTGAAGAAGTGAAAGAAAAGATTTACGAAAGCATGAAAATAGTTAGCGGAGACGTTACTGTACCGCCATTAGTATACGATAAAGTAGAATAA
- a CDS encoding purine-nucleoside phosphorylase: protein MTMEKIQNSANYIKSKIGVNPKIGLILGSGLGVLAEEINNATTIPYSEIPDFPVSTVEGHAGQLVIGELEGKTVIAMQGRFHFYEGYSMEKVTFPVRVMKLLGVEQLIVTNAAGGVNESFNAGDLMLITDHLNMMGTNPLIGPNDSNFGDRFPDMSTAYCKELRSVAKGVASKLNIPLQEGVYAGNTGPTYETPAEVRMLRTLGADAVGMSTVPEVIVARHSGLKVLGISCISNMAAGILDQPLTHDEVMETTEKVRENFLSFVKSIIQEM from the coding sequence ATGACAATGGAGAAAATACAAAACTCAGCAAATTATATTAAATCAAAAATCGGAGTTAATCCGAAAATCGGTCTAATTTTAGGTTCTGGTCTAGGAGTTTTAGCAGAAGAAATTAATAATGCAACGACGATCCCTTACAGTGAAATTCCAGATTTTCCTGTTTCAACTGTTGAGGGACATGCTGGACAACTTGTGATCGGAGAATTAGAAGGGAAAACGGTTATAGCTATGCAAGGGCGTTTTCACTTTTATGAAGGATATTCGATGGAAAAAGTAACATTCCCAGTACGCGTGATGAAATTGTTAGGTGTGGAACAATTAATTGTAACGAACGCTGCAGGTGGAGTGAATGAATCATTTAACGCTGGTGATTTAATGCTTATTACAGATCATTTAAATATGATGGGGACAAATCCATTAATCGGACCGAATGATAGTAATTTTGGCGATCGTTTTCCAGATATGTCTACTGCATATTGTAAAGAGTTACGATCCGTTGCAAAAGGGGTTGCTAGTAAGCTAAACATTCCACTTCAAGAAGGAGTATACGCTGGTAATACAGGGCCAACTTATGAGACACCTGCAGAAGTACGTATGCTTCGTACGTTAGGAGCGGATGCGGTCGGTATGTCAACTGTACCAGAAGTAATTGTCGCTAGACATAGTGGATTAAAAGTATTAGGTATTTCTTGTATTTCCAATATGGCAGCTGGAATTTTAGATCAACCTTTAACACATGATGAAGTGATGGAAACGACAGAAAAAGTCCGTGAGAATTTCTTATCATTTGTAAAGTCCATTATTCAAGAGATGTAA